The Euwallacea fornicatus isolate EFF26 chromosome 38, ASM4011564v1, whole genome shotgun sequence genome includes a region encoding these proteins:
- the Taf2 gene encoding transcription initiation factor TFIID subunit 2, with protein MRQQKTGDTIRPFKLAHQILSLTGISFERKSIIGFVELTVVPIRDTLRIIRLNGKQCRIYKILLNEQYEAHFQYFDPFLDVCQNDVETRSLEQFSQNHLNASLKTDPDNNAGELVITIPPEAIHLVAEGTALRVGIEFSLEQPQGGVHFVVPQKEGTYAERGVHMFTYGHQNSSRLWFPCVDSFAETCTWKLEFTVDEEMTAISNGDLMEVVFTPDMRRKTYHYSLNVPTCAPNISLAVGPFEIFVDPYMHEVTHFCLPGLLALLKVTTRYMHEAFEYYEETLSNRYPYSCYKQVFVDEAYEDYHSYATMSIMSVNLLHSAVIIDQVYITRKAMAQAIAEQFFGCFISMQNWSDMWLNKGISQYLCGLYCKKSFGNNEYREMVHSMLQDVVKYEEEYGGIVLDPSQPPAPMPLGANTPQMNQNKNEEKFYFSIRNLHTMSAMYIEALHKKAMLVMRMLEHRIGLELLLQVFNKQLSLATNAASQKIGSGLWGHMLISTNVFTKAIFTVTGKDMAVFIDQWVRTGGHAKFHLTSVFNRKRNTIELEIRQDATSQTGIRKYVGPLLVTLQELDGTFKHNLQIENTVVKSDITCHSKSRRNKKKKIPLCTGEEVDMDLSAMDDSPVLWIRLDPEMTLLRSVVIEQPDYQWQYQLRHERDVIAQIEAISALERYPTPATRLALTDTIESEQCYYKVRCRAAHCLTRVANAMVANWAGPPAMLAIFRKFFGSFAAPHIIKQNSYQNFQHYYIQKTIPLAMAGLRNAHGICPPEVIRFLLDLFKYNDNSKNRFSDNYYRAALVQALGNTITPVVSVVSQGTPITAENLSADTKLILDEVTRLLNLEKALPCYKYTISTECLKAIRKLQRCGHLPSRPTIFKFYAQYGHFIDVRLAALECLVEFVRADGKAADLRHVLDIVENDPDPGLKHKLVQILAKEPPFKRAHRSKLDSPDLVERIWTYINGMFSHDTRIRCDLVDLYYTLYGNRRPICIPLPELSGLMNLNKPDMKKIKGPIPRLVNPDHAEVKKEQPQPSSQIKTEVKEVPPSNVIIDDNVEGIIKVEEADIVDANVKVEAPPLVNIPIEDEVKQEPPKQEYFSDNSVSLPGMGQTGPVGFEPGMFKKEGEAIPGVSGLKHKDKDKTDPSGIKIKKKKKDKKKHKHKHKHKHEHKHKEKKDKDPSKGKVKDDDAQSTTPTFVKEETLSSTSSTPSPNPGSLGGSEPSGFP; from the exons ATGAGGCAACAGAAGACTGGAGATACTATAAGGCCCTTTAAGTTGG CACACCAAATTTTGAGCCTGACAGGAATTAGTTTTGAGAGAAAAAGCATTATT gGATTTGTTGAGTTAACTGTTGTTCCGATCAGAGACACATTGAGAATAATTAGACTTAATGGGAAGCAATGTAggatttacaaaattttattaaacgaaCAGTACGAAGCacatttccaatattttgatCCCTTTTTAGATGTTTGTCAAAATGATGTCGAAAC TCGAAGCTTAGAGCAATTTTCCCAGAACCACTTGAATGCCTCGCTTAAAACTGACCCCGACAATAATGCTGGAGAACTTGTCATTACAATTCCTCCAGAGGCAATTCACTTGGTTGCCGAAGGTACCGCATTAAGAGTGGGAATTGAGTTTTCATTGGAACAACCCCAAGGTGGAGTGCACTTTGTTGTCCCCCAAAAAGAGGGGACGTATGCAGAA AGAGGGGTTCATATGTTCACTTACGGACATCAAAACTCCTCAAGGTTGTGGTTTCCATGTGTGGACAGTTTTGCTGAAACGTGCACCTGGAAGCTGGAGTTCACGGTCGACGAGGAAATGACAGCTATATCGAACGGAGACTTAATGGAGGTTGTCTTCACCCCCGACATGAGAAGAAAGACTTATCATTATTCGTTAAACGTACCCACTTGTGCTCCCAATATTTCCCTTGCTGTGGGACCTTTTGAGATTTTCGTCGATCCATATATGCACGAGGTTACACATTTTTGTCTGCCAGGGCTGCTGGCTTTACTTAAAGTCACCACCAG ataTATGCATGAAGCGTTTGAGTATTACGAGGAAACCCTGTCGAACAGGTACCCATATTCCTGCTATAAACAAGTGTTTGTGGACGAGGCTTACGAGGATTATCATTCTTATGCTACAATGAGTATAATGAGTGTTAATTTGTTGCATTCAGCCGTTATTATCGATCAG GTTTACATCACGAGGAAAGCCATGGCACAAGCAATTGCGGAGCAATTCTTCGGTTGCTTTATATCGATGCAAAATTGGTCGGATATGTGGCTGAACAAGGGTATAAGCCAATACTTATGCGGATTGTACTGCAAGAAAAGTTTCGGAAATAACGAATACAGGGAGATGGTTCACAGCATGCTTCAGGACGTCGTTAAATACGAAGAAGAATACGGAGGAATTGTCTTAG ATCCGAGCCAGCCTCCTGCTCCAATGCCACTGGGAGCAAATACTCCTCAAATGaaccaaaataaaaacgaagagaaattctatttttccatCCGCAATCTTCACACGATGTCTGCCATGTACATAGAGGCCTTGCACAAAAAAGCTATGTTAGTAATGAGAATGTTAGAGCATCGAATTGGTCTCGAGCTACTACTGCAG gttttcaataaacaattatctTTGGCCACGAATGCGGCCTCACAAAAAATCGGCAGTGGTCTATGGGGGCACATGCTTATCAGCACGAACGTGTTCACAAAGGCGATTTTTACGGTCACCGGAAAGGACATGGCGGTCTTTATTGATCAGTGGGTTCGTACGGGAGGGCATGCAAAGTTCCATTTAACTTCAGTGTTCAACAGAAAGAG GAACACCATCGAGTTGGAAATACGGCAGGACGCCACCTCTCAGACGGGAATCAGGAAGTACGTGGGCCCTTTGCTGGTGACATTGCAAGAATTAGATGGTACCTTCAAACATAACTTGCAAATCGAGAATACCGTGGTTAAATCGGATATTACATGCCACTCCAAGAGTAGGAGGAACAAGAAGAAAAAGATTCCGCTTTGCACCGGCGAAGAGGTTGATATGGATTTGAGTGCGATGGA TGACTCTCCAGTGCTATGGATAAGGCTTGATCCAGAGATGACCCTGCTAAGGTCAGTTGTAATTGAACAGCCAGATTATCAATGGCAATATCAATTAAGACACGAGAGGGACGTCATAGCTCAGATTGAAGCTATATCAGCATTAGAGAG ATATCCAACGCCAGCGACCAGACTGGCATTAACGGACACCATAGAAAGTGAACAGTGCTACTACAAAGTGCGTTGTCGGGCGGCTCATTGCTTAACGAGG GTAGCGAATGCCATGGTGGCAAACTGGGCAGGACCTCCGGCTATGTTGgcaattttccgaaaatttttcGGATCATTTGCGGCTCCTCACATAATCAAACAGAACAGCTACCAGAATTTCCAACATTACTACATACAGAAAACTATACCTCTGGCAATGGCTGGGCTTAG AAATGCTCACGGCATTTGCCCTCCCGAGGTCATAAGGTTTCTGTTGGATCTGTTCAAATACAACGACAATTCGAAAAATAGGTTCTCCGACAACTACTACAGAGCCGCTTTAGTTCAAGCTTTGG GTAATACCATAACACCAGTGGTGTCGGTAGTGTCCCAGGGTACCCCAATTACTGCAGAAAATTTGAGTGCGGACactaaattaatattagaCGAAGTGACGAGACTGTTAAACCTGGAGAAAGCATTACCATGTTACAAATACACCATTTCTACCGAGTGTTTGAAAGCCATTAGAAAATTGCAGAGATGTGGTCACTTGCCAAGCAGACcgacaatatttaaattttacgcACAATACGGCCACTTTATCG ATGTGAGATTGGCGGCATTGGAATGCCTGGTGGAGTTCGTCAGAGCAGACGGGAAAGCAGCTGACCTCAGACACGTTCTAGACATCGTGGAAAATGATCCGGATCCCGGATTGAAACACAAATTGGTGCAAATTTTGGCGAAGGAGCCGCCTTTCAAAAGGGCACATCGATCGAAATTGGACTCGCCTGATTTAGTTGAACGAATTTGGACCTATATCAA TGGAATGTTCTCGCATGACACGAGGATCCGATGCGACCTAGTAGATTTATACTACACCCTGTATGGAAACAGAAGACCCATCTGCATACCTCTGCCCGAACTCTCCGGTttgatgaatttaaataaaccagaCATGAAGAAAATCAAAGGCCCTATTCCCAGGCTGGTCAACCCTGACCACGCGGAAGTTAAAAAGGAGCAGCCGCAGCCCAGTTCGCAAATCAAAACTGAAGTCAAAGAAGTCCCACCGTCCAATGTGATCATTGATGACAATGTTGAGGGCATTATCAAAGTAGAAGAGGCGGACATCGTCGATGCAAATGTGAAG GTTGAAGCACCACCGTTGGTAAATATTCCTATCGAGGATGAGGTAAAGCAAGAACCGCCAAAGCAGGAGTATTTCTCTGACAATTCGGTTTCGTTGCCCGGTATGGGGCAGACCGGACCCGTGGGTTTTGAACCAGGCATGTTCAAAAAAGAAGGGGAAGCCATCCCTGGAGTTTCAGGATTGAAGCATAAAGACAAAGATAAGACTGATCCTTCAGGAATTAAG ataaagaagaaaaagaaggaCAAGAAGAAGCACAAACACAAACATAAGCATAAACACGAGCACAAgcataaagaaaagaaagacAAGGACCCAAGTAAAGGCAAAGTGAAGGATGATGATGCCCAGTCTACCACGCCCACTTTCGTAAAGGAAGAAACTCTAAGTTCCACCAGCTCGACTCCCAGTCCCAACCCCGGGAGCTTAGGTGGTAGCGAACCTTCGGGGTTTCCGTAG